From Algoriphagus sp. NG3, the proteins below share one genomic window:
- a CDS encoding BatD family protein has protein sequence MIKTLAQFIFVYSLMAFSGMAIAQEVQIELGPAEIGLNETFTIKVTISDEKIKSYDQFPDIPGFQKQGISQSSSMNLINGQMSSSNSIIQYYRPSKKGVSTLPSFELSINGQAYSSPGKQITVGDAVSRGGSGGAVSDPFADFFGRSAVEEPEYVELEDDAFFSVSVDKEEVFQGEGFNISMAFYMSESNQAQFSFHEAGRQLDNVLKKIKPSNVWEENFNISNIEREQVTINGKRWTKFKVYEATFFPFSEGEIEIPRVPWEMIKYKVAKNPTFFGANRQEDFKTFYSNPKSIKVKPLPAHPLKNEVSVGEFQLRENIKSIEVETGQGFDYSLGISGVGNINAISPPKRLPMANLNTYDPNVRQQINRGYGRVSGIKEFNYYITINEAGDVDLGRNFEWIYFDPVRAVYDTLIPQAKISVVGESKVNQAISSQRLGGIYDRISTEDNRFLNEKYKYYFTVSINVLLLLAVALLALLIIRKR, from the coding sequence ATGATTAAAACGCTTGCCCAATTCATTTTCGTATATAGCCTCATGGCATTTTCTGGAATGGCTATAGCGCAGGAGGTTCAGATTGAGCTGGGGCCTGCAGAGATCGGTTTGAATGAAACATTCACAATCAAGGTAACCATCAGTGACGAAAAAATCAAGTCTTACGATCAGTTCCCTGATATTCCAGGTTTTCAGAAACAGGGGATTTCCCAATCTTCCTCGATGAACCTCATCAATGGACAGATGAGTAGTTCCAATAGCATTATTCAATACTACAGACCCAGTAAAAAAGGAGTGTCTACTCTACCATCTTTTGAGCTGTCTATCAATGGTCAAGCTTACTCATCTCCAGGTAAGCAGATCACGGTGGGGGATGCTGTAAGCAGAGGTGGGTCAGGAGGGGCTGTCTCAGATCCTTTTGCGGATTTTTTCGGAAGATCAGCAGTAGAGGAACCTGAGTATGTAGAGTTGGAAGATGATGCGTTTTTCTCTGTATCTGTGGACAAAGAGGAGGTTTTTCAGGGTGAAGGGTTTAACATAAGTATGGCATTTTACATGTCTGAGTCAAATCAGGCACAATTTAGCTTTCACGAGGCAGGCAGGCAGTTGGATAATGTCCTTAAGAAAATAAAGCCCTCCAATGTATGGGAAGAAAACTTTAATATCAGCAATATTGAGCGAGAGCAGGTTACCATTAACGGTAAACGCTGGACCAAATTTAAAGTCTATGAGGCTACCTTCTTCCCGTTTTCTGAGGGAGAGATCGAAATCCCACGAGTTCCTTGGGAGATGATCAAATATAAGGTGGCCAAGAACCCAACATTCTTTGGGGCTAATAGACAAGAGGACTTTAAAACCTTCTATTCTAACCCAAAAAGTATCAAAGTAAAACCTCTCCCTGCCCATCCTTTGAAAAACGAAGTCAGTGTAGGAGAATTTCAGCTTAGGGAAAATATTAAATCCATTGAAGTAGAAACAGGACAGGGATTTGACTATAGCCTTGGTATCTCAGGGGTGGGGAACATTAATGCAATCTCCCCTCCCAAAAGGCTCCCTATGGCAAATCTCAATACCTACGACCCAAATGTGCGACAGCAGATTAACCGAGGATATGGAAGAGTATCAGGGATAAAGGAATTCAACTACTATATCACCATCAATGAAGCTGGTGACGTGGACTTAGGGAGGAACTTTGAGTGGATTTATTTTGACCCGGTCCGGGCTGTGTATGACACCTTGATTCCGCAGGCTAAGATTTCGGTAGTAGGAGAGAGCAAAGTGAACCAGGCAATCTCCAGCCAAAGATTAGGTGGGATTTATGACCGCATATCCACCGAAGACAACAGGTTTTTAAACGAGAAATATAAATACTATTTTACGGTCTCAATCAATGTATTATTGCTTTTAGCGGTAGCATTGCTGGCTTTATTGATAATCAGAAAGAGATAA
- a CDS encoding ammonium transporter produces the protein MQDLFTVNNLWMMIATTMVFIMHLGFASLEAGLTRSKNTVNILFKNTIIPAIGLLTYAFVGFNLMYPGDEFAGSFFGFAGFGLTLPDGWDTSSYNEGYTFFTDFIFQAMFAATAATIVSGAVAERVKLGPFIFFSILYVGICYPIVGMWQWGGGFLSSLETPFYDFAGSTIVHSVGGWGALIGAALLGPRIGKYTSRGMTAIPGHNIPLATLGVFLLWFGWFGFNGGSVLSADPGTVSKVFVTTCMAAAAGAIGALVVSYLMFKTYDITMVLNGILAGLVGITAGADLMGVTSSIIIGLIGGGLIVLAVVFFDKIKVDDPVGAISVHLVGGIWGTLAVGIFGDLAGVGQFFSQLIGVAAVGVFCVIFAGVIFFVMKKTIGIRVDEAEETEGLDINEHSMRAYPDFATKD, from the coding sequence ATGCAAGACTTATTTACCGTCAATAACTTATGGATGATGATCGCCACTACGATGGTTTTCATTATGCATTTGGGCTTCGCCAGCTTGGAAGCTGGTCTTACTCGCTCAAAAAACACCGTTAATATTCTGTTTAAAAATACCATTATACCTGCAATCGGCCTATTGACCTATGCATTCGTTGGATTCAATCTGATGTATCCGGGGGATGAATTTGCTGGTTCTTTCTTTGGGTTTGCAGGTTTTGGTCTCACGCTGCCAGATGGATGGGACACTAGCAGCTACAATGAGGGATATACCTTCTTTACTGACTTTATTTTCCAGGCGATGTTTGCCGCTACAGCAGCTACTATCGTATCTGGAGCTGTAGCGGAACGTGTGAAGCTGGGGCCGTTTATCTTTTTTTCTATCCTATATGTAGGGATATGTTATCCTATCGTGGGTATGTGGCAATGGGGAGGAGGATTTCTCAGTTCATTGGAGACTCCGTTTTATGACTTTGCTGGCTCTACTATAGTACATTCTGTTGGGGGATGGGGAGCATTGATAGGTGCCGCACTTTTAGGACCGAGAATAGGTAAATATACCTCCCGTGGAATGACTGCAATTCCTGGACATAATATTCCATTGGCAACATTAGGCGTATTTCTTTTGTGGTTCGGCTGGTTCGGTTTCAATGGAGGATCTGTTCTTAGTGCGGATCCAGGCACTGTATCGAAAGTTTTCGTGACCACCTGTATGGCTGCTGCTGCCGGTGCCATCGGCGCGCTAGTGGTTTCTTACCTGATGTTCAAAACCTATGATATCACGATGGTATTGAATGGGATCTTGGCGGGTTTGGTAGGTATTACTGCCGGTGCAGATCTTATGGGGGTGACTTCTTCTATCATCATCGGATTGATAGGCGGAGGCTTGATCGTACTTGCGGTAGTATTCTTTGACAAGATAAAAGTTGATGATCCGGTTGGAGCTATTTCGGTTCACTTAGTCGGTGGTATTTGGGGGACTTTGGCTGTGGGGATTTTCGGAGACCTTGCCGGTGTTGGCCAATTCTTTTCCCAGCTGATAGGGGTAGCCGCAGTAGGGGTGTTCTGTGTCATATTTGCAGGAGTGATCTTCTTTGTGATGAAAAAGACCATTGGCATCCGGGTAGATGAAGCGGAGGAAACTGAGGGCTTGGATATCAATGAGCACAGCATGCGCGCATATCCGGATTTTGCCACAAAGGATTAA
- a CDS encoding P-II family nitrogen regulator, giving the protein MKKIEAIIRTSRFDQIHSCVAGLGVKFLTFYEVKGMGLEHARQEMYRGVPYEPAYIPRTKIEIVTVEELVEPVINCILTEGKTGQVGDGKIFVYDVLEAYRVRNTDTGEQAL; this is encoded by the coding sequence ATGAAAAAAATCGAAGCGATTATTAGGACTTCCCGCTTTGACCAGATCCACTCATGTGTGGCTGGTCTGGGAGTTAAGTTCCTCACCTTTTATGAGGTGAAGGGTATGGGATTGGAGCATGCACGGCAGGAGATGTATCGTGGTGTCCCTTATGAGCCTGCGTATATTCCAAGAACTAAGATCGAAATAGTGACAGTAGAGGAACTGGTAGAGCCGGTGATCAACTGTATTCTGACAGAGGGAAAGACTGGTCAGGTAGGAGACGGTAAAATCTTCGTCTATGATGTGCTGGAGGCTTACCGCGTCAGAAACACGGATACCGGAGAACAGGCACTTTAA
- a CDS encoding sugar phosphate nucleotidyltransferase, producing MNHKPTLLVLAAGMGSRYGGNKQIDGFGPKGETILEYSIFDAIRAGFGKVVFIVREEILEVAKEKFLPKLEGKIEVDFVIQSLDSFVPDELKQAERKKPFGTAHAVLCAKDVIKEPFAVINADDFYGKEAFSAIGKFLSTEVKPDLHAMVGYAIQNVLSENGTVSRGVCETNEKGHLTGMVERTSISREGDKIVSNSEDEILEIAENTPVSMNFWGFHQNVFADIKKMWDEFLPANLENLKSEFYIPTVANNLIKANEAAFDILEGGKIWFGVTYTEDKPVVIDSLKKLHDTGEYPSNLWE from the coding sequence ATGAACCACAAACCAACCTTATTAGTACTTGCAGCCGGAATGGGAAGCAGATATGGAGGAAATAAACAGATAGATGGATTTGGCCCTAAGGGTGAGACTATTCTTGAATATTCTATTTTCGACGCAATCAGAGCCGGTTTCGGAAAAGTAGTTTTCATAGTACGAGAAGAAATCCTTGAAGTAGCCAAAGAAAAATTCCTGCCTAAACTGGAAGGTAAAATAGAAGTCGATTTCGTAATCCAGTCTCTGGACAGCTTTGTGCCCGATGAATTGAAGCAAGCCGAGCGCAAAAAGCCTTTTGGGACTGCCCATGCTGTCCTTTGCGCTAAAGACGTGATCAAGGAGCCCTTTGCTGTCATAAACGCAGATGATTTCTATGGCAAAGAAGCATTCTCCGCCATCGGAAAATTCCTGAGCACGGAAGTAAAGCCTGATCTACATGCAATGGTGGGCTATGCCATCCAAAATGTGCTTTCAGAAAATGGAACAGTGAGCCGTGGTGTCTGCGAAACGAATGAAAAAGGCCATCTCACCGGAATGGTAGAACGAACGTCAATTTCACGTGAGGGAGACAAAATTGTCAGTAATAGTGAAGATGAAATCCTGGAAATTGCTGAAAACACACCAGTGAGCATGAATTTTTGGGGTTTTCATCAAAATGTATTTGCTGACATCAAAAAGATGTGGGATGAGTTCCTGCCTGCAAACCTTGAAAACCTCAAATCAGAATTCTACATCCCTACGGTTGCCAATAACCTTATCAAGGCCAATGAAGCTGCTTTTGATATTTTAGAAGGTGGAAAGATTTGGTTTGGAGTCACATATACAGAAGACAAACCTGTAGTGATCGATTCGCTCAAAAAACTACATGATACGGGAGAATACCCTTCAAATCTATGGGAGTAA